The proteins below come from a single Oscillospiraceae bacterium genomic window:
- the metG gene encoding methionine--tRNA ligase: MPSLKSINFTSIIYSIKGDTKMEKEKFYITTAIAYTSGKPHIGNTYEIVFTDAIARFMRLIGKDVFFLTGTDEHGLKIQERAEAAGITPKEYVDNVSAQVRGIWDLMNTSYDKFIRTTDEEHEKTVSDIFTKLYEQGDIYKSEYSGWYCTPCETFYTETQLKDGKCPDCGAEVKKTKEETYFFKISKYQKQLEEYIEQNPDFITPESRKKEMINNFIKPGLQDLCVSRTTFNWGIPVKFDPKHVIYVWIDALSNYITALGYNVNSESGELYNKYWPCDVHIIGKDILRFHTIYWPIILMALGQPLPKQVFGHPWFLAGEDQKMSKSKGNTIYADDLVNYFGVDAVRFYLLSEMPYANDGIITYSNVMARYNSELANTLGNLVSRTAAMCKKYFDGVIPVPGEQQEFDAELKECAAQAVKGVENKMKEYRVSEALDELFSLLRRSNKYIDETMPWALAKSDEGKERLKTVIYNLLEAIRISAVLLQPFMTETSDKILNMLCTKNKDWQSVQQFGMLESGIGLGEAEMLFARIDEDKMAQRIADDIAAKAPAKPEPPKDIKEQITIDDFDKVELRVAQVLECEPVPKSDKLLKLQLDLGYETRQVVSGIAKFYKPQELIGKKVVMIANLAPAKLRGVESNGMILASGEEDVRVLFVDDSVPNGSGIR; this comes from the coding sequence ATACGTATGAAATAGTATTTACGGACGCCATCGCACGTTTTATGCGTCTTATCGGAAAGGATGTTTTCTTTCTGACAGGCACAGATGAGCACGGTCTTAAAATTCAGGAGCGTGCGGAAGCGGCAGGAATCACCCCTAAGGAATATGTTGATAACGTTTCTGCACAGGTAAGAGGAATCTGGGATCTTATGAACACCTCTTACGACAAGTTTATACGCACCACCGACGAAGAACACGAAAAGACGGTTTCGGATATTTTTACAAAGCTCTACGAGCAGGGTGACATCTACAAGAGCGAGTATTCCGGATGGTACTGCACCCCCTGCGAAACCTTCTACACCGAAACACAGCTCAAGGACGGCAAATGCCCCGATTGTGGCGCCGAAGTAAAGAAAACCAAAGAAGAAACATATTTCTTTAAAATTTCCAAATATCAAAAACAGCTTGAGGAATACATCGAACAGAATCCTGACTTCATAACTCCCGAAAGCCGTAAAAAAGAGATGATAAACAACTTCATCAAGCCGGGACTTCAGGATCTTTGTGTTTCCAGAACAACATTTAACTGGGGTATACCCGTAAAATTTGATCCAAAGCATGTTATATATGTATGGATAGATGCACTTTCCAACTACATTACCGCACTGGGATACAATGTAAATTCCGAAAGCGGCGAGCTTTACAACAAATACTGGCCATGTGATGTGCACATAATCGGTAAGGATATTCTTCGTTTCCATACCATCTACTGGCCTATTATACTTATGGCTCTCGGTCAGCCTCTTCCCAAGCAGGTATTCGGTCATCCGTGGTTTTTAGCGGGCGAAGACCAAAAAATGTCTAAATCCAAGGGCAATACAATTTATGCAGACGATCTGGTAAATTACTTTGGTGTCGATGCAGTAAGATTCTACCTGCTCAGTGAAATGCCATATGCTAACGATGGTATTATCACCTACTCCAACGTAATGGCGCGTTACAACAGCGAGCTTGCAAACACCCTCGGTAATCTTGTTTCCCGTACTGCAGCAATGTGCAAAAAATATTTTGATGGCGTAATACCCGTTCCGGGTGAACAGCAGGAATTTGACGCCGAGTTGAAAGAATGTGCTGCGCAGGCTGTAAAAGGCGTAGAAAACAAGATGAAAGAATACCGTGTCAGTGAAGCACTGGATGAGTTGTTCTCACTGCTCAGAAGAAGTAATAAGTACATTGACGAAACCATGCCATGGGCTTTGGCAAAGTCCGATGAGGGTAAAGAGCGACTCAAAACAGTTATTTACAATCTGCTTGAGGCGATACGCATTTCCGCAGTTCTGCTTCAGCCGTTCATGACTGAAACTTCCGACAAAATCCTCAATATGCTTTGCACAAAGAACAAGGATTGGCAAAGTGTTCAGCAGTTCGGTATGCTTGAAAGCGGAATCGGTCTCGGTGAAGCGGAAATGCTGTTTGCGCGTATAGACGAAGATAAGATGGCTCAGCGCATTGCGGACGATATTGCCGCAAAAGCCCCTGCGAAGCCCGAGCCTCCAAAGGATATAAAAGAGCAGATAACCATTGACGATTTTGACAAGGTGGAATTAAGGGTTGCGCAGGTACTGGAATGTGAGCCTGTCCCAAAATCCGACAAATTACTCAAGTTACAGCTTGATCTTGGTTATGAAACCCGCCAGGTAGTTTCCGGAATTGCGAAATTTTACAAACCTCAGGAGCTTATCGGCAAAAAGGTGGTAATGATAGCCAACCTTGCTCCCGCAAAGCTCCGCGGCGTGGAAAGCAACGGTATGATACTTGCTTCCGGCGAAGAAGATGTAAGAGTTCTGTTTGTTGATGACAGCGTCCCCAACGGAAGCGGAATAAGATAA